The sequence TtgtataatttttttcttcgtcctTTCCTTTTATCTCCTCTTTCCAATTGTTACTTATCATCTTCGTTTTCAGCCCTCAATAGGTTTTACACAGTGTCCTTTTAGACACCTCTGAACAGACGGACGATAAGGAACCACATGGCTCCCAAGAATTTGAAGCTGCTCAATGCTGCAACACTCCAAAGGACGACAGCCATGTAGATGTTGGATCGCTCTGTTTGCTGATTCTCAATATCCTGCTGGTTACCAGGCGTGATCCTCTCGAGGCCAGCTGAGCTCAAAACCACGGCTGCCAGGGCAAAGTTGGTAATCATCCAGATCAGCACGACACCAGTTCGTACACCTCTGTAGTAGTCCATCTGTTTCTCTTGCAGCTGAGCTTCCGTGGGGGCAGACTTTACTTCCTTATATTTGACGCTGAATACCGAGACTTCTCGCTGGTACTGCGCATTCAAATCACCCTCATCAGGGAGATCTGTTTTACCCTGGCCGTCTTTGGTGTTGACAGACGGCAGCTTTTCCACTTTATCGTCACCCTTGGTACCCCAGGAAACATCATGGGTGTTGCAGAAAGCGTAGACGTTGAGAATGTTGGTAAAAGTTGGAGTCAGGAGCATGTACTGGAGAAACGAGGTAACCATGTGCCATGGATCGAACATGAGAAGAGATGCAATGAGCCAGATACCGTAGGTCGACATGACGGAAACGATGAGCGTGTAGAAGACCTGGTTCTTAAAAATCTCGCTGATGCTAAACCCGCCTCCGCTGTGAATATCTGCAATAATAGCTTTGACGGCGATGAAAATGGCAGCAAACATCAAGTATCTGTCCGATTCGGGTTAGTAATCACTTAATtaaagggggaggggggagaaagaagaacagaACGTACATCATGATACCTGCCCAGAACCAGACCATGGCAGTGTAAAGTTTGCCAGAACCAGCCGGCCGATTACCCAAAGACAAGACGAAACAAGTAATCAGGCAAACGCCATACAGCCACTCAAATACAACGCCCAGGATATTACCAACTTTGCCGAGGAGATCGTCCGAGCCCAGACTCGTAATCAGGATTTTgaagaccaagaagaagttACCAATTGCGAACCAAGCAAAGATCatgttgatggtgttgaAGACAAATTCAATAAAGAATGCAATCTTTCGGAAGAAAGAGTGGTCAGAGCGGAAGAAGTCGTGGAAATGAGCGATGGCGTAGATGGCAGCGAAGAAAGAGCCGTTGAGCCAACGACGTCGCTGGAGGACCAATTCCGTCACTGTATCGGGCACATCAGTCTCGCCGGTGGCAGACTTGACATACTGCAGGATCCAGTGGCAGTTTCGCTTAGTGACCAGCTCGAAGCAGAGAATACGATCTTCGGCCAGGTACATGTTGGACTCGAAGAGACCTGCTTTGTGACCACCATGCAGCGTTTCACCCAAGAAATACTTTTCGAGAGGGCCTTGGCCGTTCTTGTCGTTCTGCAAGGCAACATATCGATAAGCTGAGAAGGCACCAGGCAAGACGGAGATGAAGCCAAAGGCCGACTCCAAGGGCTTATCCAGAATGTTGCTCATCTTGTACTCAAAGTTTTGCGTTGCAACCAGAGGGTTGATCAAGTTTTTGCCACCAGTACCCAACATGGCCTTGATCTCACCACAGGCGCCTCCGCACATGGGTTCTAGGTCGAACGCCTTCCACAGATGGTAGATAGAACTACCTCCCGGTCTTGTACCGGCATCAATGAGGACGCAAATGTTGGGGTCCAGAACACGGCCAAATGCTTGGAAAAACCATCTGTGGGAGTTGATCTTCTTTgcattcttctctttgagaCAGAAGAGCAGTTGGACGGGTGTTCGGCGATGAACCAGCGAGACAACGTCCTTGGTCAGCTGCAGGTGCGTCTGGGTGGTGTATTCATAGATGTGCGCCGTCACATCCTTGTTGTTCACTTGCTGCTTGGCGATACCCTCTTGATAGACTCCGAGACCAGCTAGCACTGCCCTTGTTCGGGGGTTGATCTTGGAACGACCATCGCTGACAATGCAGACCACAATCTTCTTCCAGGCGTCCTTACCCCAGGTCTTACTGTTTGGGCGGTTGCACATGTATTCAATGTTCTTGAAAACACCAACCATAGTTCGTGCAAAGAGAACGTCGTCTTCATTGTACATGGTAACTACGATGAACAGTTCGGTGTGCCGAGGCTTACTGAAGAGCCTCTGACGCAACGTAAAATTCTCATCATAGAAATCTTTAGGATCACAGGTTGCGGCCGAGTATCGCATGTGTGTAAACTCATCACGTTCGCCGTGAGGGTTTTCGCGCAGTAGTACAGGCGGCACTGGGCAATCAAGCACCAGATTGCCACGGTATAAAAGCACCTGCTTCACTGTCTTCCATCTTTTGATGCCACCCGTCGGTGTGACAGGCCGAGTCTCTTCCTGCTGGGTGAGAGGGTGTTCGGAGTTCTGATGTGAGAGCATCGGTCGTCGGTCGTCATAGTCGGGGTGTTCGTACGGTTGATCATAGTCTTGGCCGGTGTGTGGATGCGGCTCATAAGGAGCATTGTAGTAGGCATTGTGATGGGCCTCTGGATCTACTGAGTAGTCGGACGGACGGTGGCCGGTGTTGTAAGGTTGGTCGGGGTTGTAGGACAAACCGTCAACAGAGGCctgaaacaaacaaaaactCAGTCAGTCACCGCAACTCCCCATTGGCTTATGAACAGCATAATCTCAAGCACTCACAGCGGGGTTAATGTGTAGCTGGTCGCTCGGGCTTGCCAGTCGCCCAATATTGGGCATCTGGGCATTCTGAGGATGATATTGGCCATAGGGATTCTCGTCCATCTGGTATCCCTGCTGAAGCGGGTGTCCAGGCGACGGAGTCCTATATGGGTTACCCCGAGGATCCATCTGGTGATACTGGTCGTCCTCGTAGTTGTGATCTGCGGGTATAATGTTCGTTAGATATGGCGAAGATCCAAAGAAACGAGCCAGTCGTTGAGTTAAAGGAAAACGCCAAAAAACGAATAAGAAGTGAGAGAggcaggagagaagagagatgtgGAAACAACGCAATGATGCGCCCCAGGGCTAGCTGTATACTACTAGCCAGTATATATCACGTAGCATGTAGCCCGCCGCACATCCAGGGACCGCGGGGAGGAGCTAGCCAAGAGCGTCGAGCATCGCAATggggagaagatgaagatgtcgCAACAGGGACTCGTAAGGACGAAGTGGGCAAAAGTGGGTGTTCGAGATTAAGCGGGCAGGGGGTTGAGGTGCCAAGAGTCGTCAGAAGGGGAAATTGGACGATTGCAAGCGTACATACCTAGGCGATTATACGACATGGTTGGAGCAAATCAATTGCCAGTGCTAGTGACGGTGCGAGGTAGAGCTGGGGAGCGAGGCAGACGATGAATCGcgagttctttttcttctctcccttccaCGTTGCTTCTGGTGGCGCGTGGAATGGAGACAGCCGGTAGTCGCCTCGTGTTTACGACACCGAGTTCAGAGAAAGAGGGCGGCGCAGCGGCGGCtctgcgtcgtcgtcgtcgtctgatGGTTTAAGGGAAGCAAGGGCCTGTGCGCGCACCCTGGGATGGTTCGAGGCCTGGTCGATGAAGCTCCAATGAGCGGCTTTGGGGTAATATGCAAGGTACGTCGGGGCCGTGTTTCTGTCGACTTTCGCAGATCACCTCTCTCTCGCGAAATGCTAGGGTTGGCAGAGGCACGAAGCAGACACGCAGAAAAACAGCCCTGAAATAGCGGTGGATCCTCTCGCGAGGAGCTAAATCGTAATCGTAATTGGAGCGATCTCTCGGTGTGCCTGTTGCGAATCGAACGGGGGGACGCgcatgaaaaagaaagaaaatgatgaGGATGTGAAGAGATCAAACGGCGGTTTCAAAGCTGATGAGTTTCAATGAAGCTGGAGCCGAAGGCCCCTTGGTCCAGCTGTCGGTTTCAGAGGTGCTAGTGGGGGGCTAGTGCCCTGTAGCGTCTCGTAGGGGCTTGGGGGTGGCCGTGGGAAGGCAGACTGGCGGGCTTTTACTGGTCCGCAGCGCTCAGCACTCCACCAATTGCCTTGGCGACGGGGGGGAGCAAACAGTGACGTCGATAAGATACCACATCGAACGGGATTAGACGAGGAATCAGCCGTGCGTGCTTTGTAGCACAGATTCAGGGGTGCGCTGAGTGCTCTGTGTGCTGTCCTATTACACGTGCCATGAGGCTCTTTTCGCTCTTTTGCATTGTATTTTTTCTGTGTGAGGCGACGCTATTAATACCTGCTCCGTCAAATGTACCCACCCAAGCCACCCTGAGGGGGGGCTAGAGAGACGCTACTGCAATTAAGAAAGGGCGGCTAGATGGCGGCACGACTCCTCCGTACTGCAATGATCATCATGCGCGATATCATATTCATACCGATGAAGGCACGAGCCTGCCACATGTCTCTCACATGACGGTATACAGTATACATGCACATACATATTGGTGTGTTCGTCAGCGTCACCATTCCGTGTATATTCATGCGGCGAGCATCTCCGACTTCCACTTACAGACActcgcctctctctccatctctccattACGAGCAagagctaaaaataaacattCGCCACGGATCTGAAAGGGAGCCTGCCGCAGTCAGCCTGGATACAATAACCCCAGCAGAGCTCAGCCTCGCCGGCATCATCCAATCATTAATTCTGGTGGCGTCACACAACGGGTTAAGGGTCTCCAAGCCTCTGTCCGCGCGTAGCCTTTGTCGTCACGGCTGATGCGTCTAGTGAGTTAAAATCGCTAGATTCTAGCCGATCTAGGGatcgcccttttttttttttttttctttttttttatgaaaATTCTCTCTTAATGACGATCAGCATAGCGTCGGGTTGCTCCAGATTTTATACTGGGCCATAACGTTGTAAATGGTCCGATGGTCGCttgtattatttaatattcttttctcCAAACGCCGTATCTCCTCATGCAGCGAGTTTCTCAATAGGAAAGTTAAGCGTAAAATGGTGCATGATTGGAAGCATTGCACAGCCCATATATCAGCAGCCAGGCCACTACTAGTACTGCCTAGTCTCTATTTCTAGCATAACTCTTCTCAGCCTCAGATACAGCATAGACTATTgcccttgtttttttatacacAACCTGGAAAACAAATGCGGGGCTTTGAAGCTGCCTCGCGGGGTATCTTGATCGTAGTAGTAATAGGGTTTGGCTGACGTGTCGAATTACTTCAGAGCTCTTCCCACCGCCATGCCATCGGTATATACAGCTACAGGAACAAGTCACCCTGTCGTCTACGGAATACGAGTTCCACTTAAAGCAAATGCTgataagtaaattataaaatgtgccgatattatactatttttaacCCTATGAGCTAGAATCGTAGGCACTTGTTACTTGAAGATGGGTACTGAACCCGTCTGTAGCATCAATAGCGCCACCTACTGTATAAGGTAGATATATTTACCTAACATTTGTTAAATACGGAGTAAATAGTCTTGATTAATAATTGTATTCTCTGCGTTATCAGTAGATCTTGACCTCTCTTTCTGCCGAGATTGGATGCTATGTCGGGTATCTTCATACTGCTTTCTTTACATATCAGTAACATGGCTCTGCCTTATACAGCAAAGCTATCAAAGACGAGGCATATTGTCTtcatataaaaaaaatctcaatACTACAGATACATGCGCTTGATTAGCAATTGCTTAGTCTATGGCGCTAAAAGCGTTTTACATGCATTGCTTTTATTCTGACATAAGATACTGCCTACCATCCGAAATAAGCGGATATCCCCGACAAAGCCTGCCGAAGATTTAGGTCAAGATACATGTATCTTCAGACCTGAATTTCCGATTTAGAGACAAGCCAAATCCAAGGTACTCTTgaggtttttattattaaaactaacTCACCAAACAACTTCTTAGCTAACCAATTATTAGCGTAGCAGCATGTGGTAGATGAATTTACACCGCTTGTTTGTTATGCGTCCTCCctgtaatataataagatTGACACAAACTTGTTATAACCTCccataaataaaaagatgaaagagaagaaagagaagacagagaagaaagatTACATTGATTTATGTAAGCGCAGTCAAGATAGATAGTATGGAACGAAGGTAATAGACTCGGCAAAGTTATACAGCATATGCGTTATCTAGAGAAGATACAACAGTCCCTCCGGGAATGAACGCAAAGGACCACTTAATAATGGGAGTAAGCAAGCCTTGCTGCCCTAGCCTAAGGATGAGTCTGTCGCATAAGACAATGCCACATGCGCTGGATATATCTAAGGTGAGGAGGGCAGCAAGCCTGCCTTTTGCTACGGCTCTCTCAATCTCACGAACCAGTCAAGCGGCAAGGTCGGCACAGGAGCGTTTAGGTAGGGCGTCGAAGTACTGAGCGGGAATAATGCTATATGCTATTGTAGCCCCGTGATTCACCTTGCAATAAGACGCTCGATTCCTTTGCCCATGTACAACAATAAGTATATATGTctctatttatttactaaactGTGCAGTACGCTGCCTGGTTTAAGGATTATAACTACCTTTGCGTTCTTGAGAGGATTGGGGTGATGACTAATGCGGACAGCGGAGAGATATATTGCGTGGATGGCTTTGGACATGTGCGGCTAGGCGGCCCTGAGGAGCTAAACAGTGATGCTATTGGATCTTGGAGCAGGGTTCTTGGTTCTGAGGATCGTATCTTATGACTTATCTTTGGTGATTTGAAGTGCAAGTGGGATGGGGGTTGGGGGAGGGGTTGGGGCTAACAGGTCTTCAATATCTCCTTCGGCGAACTGTCAATTGAGGAGCTTTCCTCTCAAGTTGGTGGTAAATTTATTAGCGGTTGAGTATAAGTTACATCTGTCTTTCAAAGACGGTAGCTGGAAGggttctttcctcttttattATTCCATGATGCGGAAGATGGATTTGCCTGGTTTGGCCGAGGCGATTGCCTCTTCCCAGTAAGTGTGTCTCTCAGGCCGGACCGTTCTCTGGAAAGCCGTCCTGTTCAGACAATTGTCAATGagataatataatagtgACTGTGTGCAACCGCGAGTTGGATGTATAAGCCATAAGCCTATATGCACTAGTCTAGCACACGTGCAAGTACCTGTTTTTATGGTCACTAAAGGGGTAGAGAATATCTAGCTTTGACCCCTTGcctgctcttttctcttatgTAGTTCGCAATATTATTCCAGCTTTCATATCAAAGGACATCTCTTGCCAACCACTCTCTTCTTAGCTTCAACGTTTGCAGCCGCAGTTCCTCTGCTTCTATATACCTGCCTGAATCAGAAAACAAATTCGCAAGATTATTCATGCTCTCAATTGTTGCAGGATGACTTTTGCCAAAGACTTCCTCCCTAAACGCGAGTGTCTGTCGATGTAGATTCTCTGCTTCTGTAGATCTGCCTAATTTTCTAAGCACGCATGCAAAATTATTCATGGCCTCAAGTGTTGTTGGATGACTTCTACCAAACACTTCCTTTTTCAGCTCAAGTGTCTTCTCTTGCAATTTCGCTGCCTCCATATACTTGCCGAGCTGATAAAGCAAAATCCCAAGGCCATGCATATCTTTAAGTACTGATGGATGAGTGTCTTTGCCAAGGACCTTCTTCTTTAGCTTGAACGATTGCTGAAGTAgttcctctgcttctttaTATCTACCTTGAACGGAAAATGTATTTGCAAGGTTACCCATGCTATCAAGTGTTGATAAATCTTCTTTACCAAacactctttcttttcgctCAAGTGTCTCCCATTGTAGTTTCTCTGCGTCTTCAAGTTTACCCAATTGAAAAAACACAAGCGCAAGGTTATTCATACTATTAAGTGTTGCAAGATGGTTTTTGCCAAACACCACCTCATTTAGCTTAAGTGCCCCCTGATGTagtttctctgcttctttgtATTTACCTAAATCAGAAAGTATACTTGCAAAGCAATTCATGCTCTCAAGCGTTGACGGATGGTCTATACCAAGCACTTTCTCCTTTAGCGTAAATATCTGCCGGTATATCTGCTCTGCCTCTCGATATCTGCTTAATCTTCTGAGCGCAGTCGCAAGGTAGTTCATTGTTTGAAGAGTTGATGGATGGTTTAACCCAAGCACCTCTTTCTTTAGATTAAATGTCTGCCGATATACCTCCTCTGCTTCTGGAAATTTGCCTAAATTATAAAGCGTATCTGCGAGCTTACTCATGTTGACAAGTGTGTTTTGGTCATATTTGCCGAACACCTTCTCCCTTAGCTTAATTGCCTTCCGGTGTATCTGCTCTCCTATTTGATATTGTCCTAGCCGATTATTTCCCTCGGCCACTTTGGTAAATAGACTCGCCTCAGCCTCCTTGCTAGTAGAATATTCTGAAAGCTCTAAGACAGCCTGTGCGTGCGGTAGGTACTTCATCCAATCAGCGCTGTTCGTATGCTTTGGATATGGCACCACGTCATTAAGCCGTTGTATCGCAGACGTTACACACTGCTTCAGCTCCCCTTCCTTCTTTAGCCAGTTTCGCATAGCTAGTCGCGCAAGCCGATGTGTATCAAATGAATCTTCTCCCTCCCGCTCAGTGATGAATGCATATGCCCGTAGCGTTGCAATTGCGTGTATAGCCTTTCTTTCCGTAGCTGTAGGTAAAAGAGATTTTGGAATATCCTCTTCCACTAAGatgcttataaatttaaGATACTCTGCTGCCAGCTGGTCACGCTGTATAATATCGCTAAATGAAATAAGCCATGTTATAGCCGCTGGGTTCTTTGCGGATTGATGTCGGTCCTCGAAATCTCTGCTTAATAAATCAATCATATCCTTAGGTTCTGATTCGCAAAGTTCAAGGTAGTCGAGAGTTGATATGTGTTTTGTGGCCATGTATGCCGACGCCTGCCTGATTGCTAGCGGTAGGTTTGCTAGCATATCAAGCAGCCTCTTCGAGGCCTCTATATTGCTTGTCTGGCTCCTCTTTAGACCTTCCTGTAGTAGGCTGAGGGCCTCACTCTCAGACATTTCTGGTATACTAAAAATGCTTTCCGCTAAGATGTCCAACCTGACTGCTGTCTCATGATTCCGTGTTGTAAATAAGATCGAGCCCGTTCGACTGAACGGGAGATAATGTAGAATACCAGCAGGGCCAAAGAGCAGATTTATATTGTCTGCATTATCGACGACCAAGAGCCAGCTACCGCTGCTCTCTGCACTTAGGGCAACTTTAACACGCTGCTTAAAATCGGTTTCATCTTCGTTAATTTGTGGAATCTTTAACTGTTTGCCGATATTGCGGTAAGCGATTTCAAAAGTCAATGCGTCTGCCGCTGGGACCCAGAAAATGGAGCAGTCAGGTTGCTCGTTATGGAGTAGATAGGCAGCCTCTAATGCAATCTGTGTCTTACCGACACCCTCGAGACCTTCTATAATAGTTCTCTGGCAGTTGTCTTTATTTGCGTCCGGCCGAATCTTTTCCAGAAGCCCTGATAAAATAGTGTCTCTCCCAATAAAGTCTTGGTTTCGTCTAAGAGGAACGAGGAAGAGGGATCTCAGCGAGTCTTCAATAAACTGGCCACGACCTCTATCCGTTCGAATATACTGTTCAAGAATTGCCTTCGATGCAGATGCTGCCGTCGCCGCTGCGAAGTGCTGCCATAGCTTGTTCTTGTGACAGTCGGCATAATCGCACACGCCTTTGACCACAATGCATGGCATTTCTTCCCAGACTCCAGCTCCCTCCATCTCAAACGCAATCACGCTTTCCCTCCTTGCGATGCTGTCCCGGTCTTCTCCAGATTTCATTACAGTATCACCCGATGCAACTGCGCCAATATAGATAGCCGGCTCCTGCGCCTTGTCTTGCTCTTTAAGTTGTTTTCTCACCACCAGATAATCTTCATCGCACCCCAAATTATCGCACGACGAGCTAAGGGCTCCATCACATACTGGATCCTTTCTTCCATGACAATTGTTGCAGATGCACGCCACTGAGTTGCGGTGCTTATGACGATAGCTTGACTCAAATAACTTATCTTCGGCTATTCCAGGGTATTTATATTTGTCTTGATCCTTTGAAGCCTTTTGTTGGAGCTGTTTAAGAAAATAAGCCGTTCTTTCGAAAAGCCTACCCTTATCGCTGCTTGTATCAAATTTCGTCAAGAAGTTGCGAATATTTTTTCCGTGTTTCCTGAGGTTATCTTCATCTGTAGTCTTGCGCATAAACCCATTGGGATATTTTCTGCCGAAATCGTATTGGATAATGGACTTGCTAATAACCACGTCTCCGAGGAATATTTCGCCTTGGCTATTAAATGGCACGCCGCCACAGATTCCCGCTAGGATAACCAGTCTGAGAGCTCCGTAGCTGGACCGCATGCTAgcggccgccgccgctgcgtGAGCCTTGCCCATGTGGGATAAGAGAGCTAGCACAACATTATGCTTGCCAATGCGACCTGTTCTGTAGTTGTTGACGTCTCCAATTGCTCTTCCAAACGTATCCCCATCTTCATCCCAGAACTCATCGAACAGGAGGACAACCGCATCATACTCGAGTGGCAAAGCGCAAATGATGGCAACTTCGAAGTCTTCGCGGCTGGACGGTCGCTGCGACATAGTTGCGATCTAACCTCACGTTGCCATTAGAGAGATTCATGTTAAATACATTTGCCCGGTAGCTGTGGCTTGCCAGACAATCTTGTGGGCGACTACTTACTTAATGGCTTCGGCAGCCCGAAAGTTTAATGCGAACAGCCAGACGGACTAATAGAGCTCTTCTATCAATATCCGTATACCTTATATAAATGTCGCGCGGGGAAATGAAGAGCAACCAATTGTAGGCAGCAACCGCCATGTGATGGCTTACCCTGCCTGGCCTGGCTGAGTCAGCCATTAAGAGTGCCCCAGGACCGCCGGACTGGACCCAGCACGCCCGGCCCAAATCAGCCTCCGAGGAACCTCTCCCGAATCCACTGAAGCCGGGGCCCCGGGGGCTGGATTCGCCTGGCCCACGGAGAAGCCCGGCAGCCAACACGCAACAAGCCTTCTCACTATGGGAACTAGGGGCCCTGCAACACTTTCAAACTGCAGGGACCTTAGGACTCGAACAAGCGCTTCTCCAGGTAGGAGTGTGGCTTCCAGCAGACCAACTGCATGTAATAGACCACCTACATGTATAAACCAGCCGACCGCAGAAGCCTGATATCCCCTGAGCCAACcgctgcagcagaggcacACAGGGGCCAGCAAGCCAACCATTCAACGAACCGTAGGGGCCCCAAGCCCTGGAGAGTTAACCATTACAGTGTCAGCTACAGGCGGGTTTCCCGTGCTGTCACCCAACGCCGCCTGACTGAGCCAGAGGCACCAGGCCCATCCAGAAACGAATTTCCAGGCAACCTCCGTACGGTTAGATCCCTGGGAATCAACTTTCAGAAGGGTTTGGCAGGGCTTACCTACCGACCGCTAGCGAGGCCGGAGCCTACAAACCTCAATATTCAGAAGGATTAACGCTATAACCACAACTGACAAGATATGATACAGAAGGTAGAACTCACTCGGCAGCCTTCTTCATAGTGTTATCCTGAAGACTGCATACCCTAAAGCTATTTTCCCCATTGGAAATGGGAAAAGAGGCAACTGGAAAGAATTACtaaaaaacagaagaaaTCGGCGAAAATCTTCTAATTCCTTATGTCAGCCGCGGGTCGCGAATGGCAAAACCTTATATACGTAATTTATATAGAACCAGTTAGCTCCAACCGCAAGGCCCGTAAAATGGATTTCGGCCGAGCTACACTGCCACAGTTGTTAATCTTCAAACAAACACACAAACatactaaaatattacagATACTAATTccctattatattttttggACCTTTGTTTCCCACGAATTCTCCAAGCAGTCTAACAAAATTGACCAAGAAATAAGCGAACAGAAAAATCTCCGCAACGATGTAAGCGCGATCATACCTAGTAGACAGGCTATACGTTAGGCTCAGAAAATACAAGTCATATGACAGACATATAAGAAAGTGTAGACTTCATTCTGATTCCTAACAATATGACCTCAAATCTTCTGCCTTCTTCAATCAGAAAGGCATAATTTCAACACGCCTTCTCTTTCATAGAAAGCGCAGATACGTCTCCACGCTTCTATATCTGTGCTTAGAAATGGTGCGGGGTTTGTAAATGCATGCATGTGATATTGTATGTAGGGAGCCGCTGGTATATCTTAGACAATGTTACATCACGACACAAACTAGTGCCGCAGTAGCTCGATTATATCTGTCCTTTTTCAATCTTTCCTTAATAAGTGACAATTCAACGGGCGCAAACTGCCGATTTATCCAATTGTTGCTAGACAGTAGAGTGAGGCCAGGGTCCCGCGGATATTGCGGCCGTCCCTCGATCTCGCCTCTAGAAAAGAGAACAGGTACAgtatagcaaaaaaaaaaaaaaaaaaaaaaaaagcggaaCATTGAGGAGACTAACTCCAGTCTTGAAAGAGCACGAAACTAAGCTTGATAGTAGTTCGCTGCAATAGCTTTCGGGACTGGAGCTTATGCAGGTTCATATATAGACGCTGATAATTCATTAAATTCGCACTTGCATTTCAAAACTTACAATTTATTCGTTACCCGCTCAAATTCTGATCTAGCAGTCTCTTGTCCTACCATCCATCGCGTCATGGTTTTGGTTCATAGGATCATATGCATGCAGGCCACTAATCCTTAACGCGGATCTATCGCTTATGGCAATCAGTCTCAAAGTGAGACACCTCAAcgaatatttaaatagcgcAGCTTCAAAATCGTTTACAAATTGCATAAATAAACACTCGCTCAAAGGAGGGGGGAAGAATTACTCCGCCCGCCATCCGAAGCCCTATAAAACTCACCGTATCGGTATAGCACAGCTCGCGTTTCACTTGCCGCGATCGCAGACAAGCTCAGACCATAGCCCATTCTCTCCCTCACAAACAACACTATGGAGGATTTTTCCAAATACCAGGATGTCATGGGGCAGCTCATGTTCCTCAAGACATACACCCAAATCGTCTTCGGCTTCCCTACGCCAGAGACGTTATCCGACGAAGTCATTACAAAAGACCTTGAGGCAGCGGCAAAGGAGCTCACAGATGCATTCCCTTGGCTCTCGGGCCACGTTATTCGCGAAGGAG comes from Trichoderma asperellum chromosome 3, complete sequence and encodes:
- the CHS3 gene encoding Chitin synthase, class 3 (TransMembrane:7 (o551-570i582-606o626-648i660-685o705-727i836-857o877-904i)~CAZy:GT2_Chitin_synth) produces the protein MSYNRLDHNYEDDQYHQMDPRGNPYRTPSPGHPLQQGYQMDENPYGQYHPQNAQMPNIGRLASPSDQLHINPAASVDGLSYNPDQPYNTGHRPSDYSVDPEAHHNAYYNAPYEPHPHTGQDYDQPYEHPDYDDRRPMLSHQNSEHPLTQQEETRPVTPTGGIKRWKTVKQVLLYRGNLVLDCPVPPVLLRENPHGERDEFTHMRYSAATCDPKDFYDENFTLRQRLFSKPRHTELFIVVTMYNEDDVLFARTMVGVFKNIEYMCNRPNSKTWGKDAWKKIVVCIVSDGRSKINPRTRAVLAGLGVYQEGIAKQQVNNKDVTAHIYEYTTQTHLQLTKDVVSLVHRRTPVQLLFCLKEKNAKKINSHRWFFQAFGRVLDPNICVLIDAGTRPGGSSIYHLWKAFDLEPMCGGACGEIKAMLGTGGKNLINPLVATQNFEYKMSNILDKPLESAFGFISVLPGAFSAYRYVALQNDKNGQGPLEKYFLGETLHGGHKAGLFESNMYLAEDRILCFELVTKRNCHWILQYVKSATGETDVPDTVTELVLQRRRWLNGSFFAAIYAIAHFHDFFRSDHSFFRKIAFFIEFVFNTINMIFAWFAIGNFFLVFKILITSLGSDDLLGKVGNILGVVFEWLYGVCLITCFVLSLGNRPAGSGKLYTAMVWFWAGIMIYLMFAAIFIAVKAIIADIHSGGGFSISEIFKNQVFYTLIVSVMSTYGIWLIASLLMFDPWHMVTSFLQYMLLTPTFTNILNVYAFCNTHDVSWGTKGDDKVEKLPSVNTKDGQGKTDLPDEGDLNAQYQREVSVFSVKYKEVKSAPTEAQLQEKQMDYYRGVRTGVVLIWMITNFALAAVVLSSAGLERITPGNQQDIENQQTERSNIYMAVVLWSVAALSSFKFLGAMWFLIVRLFRGV
- a CDS encoding uncharacterized protein (EggNog:ENOG41), which codes for MSQRPSSREDFEVAIICALPLEYDAVVLLFDEFWDEDGDTFGRAIGDVNNYRTGRIGKHNVVLALLSHMGKAHAAAAAASMRSSYGALRLVILAGICGGVPFNSQGEIFLGDVVISKSIIQYDFGRKYPNGFMRKTTDEDNLRKHGKNIRNFLTKFDTSSDKGRLFERTAYFLKQLQQKASKDQDKYKYPGIAEDKLFESSYRHKHRNSVACICNNCHGRKDPVCDGALSSSCDNLGCDEDYLVVRKQLKEQDKAQEPAIYIGAVASGDTVMKSGEDRDSIARRESVIAFEMEGAGVWEEMPCIVVKGVCDYADCHKNKLWQHFAAATAASASKAILEQYIRTDRGRGQFIEDSLRSLFLVPLRRNQDFIGRDTILSGLLEKIRPDANKDNCQRTIIEGLEGVGKTQIALEAAYLLHNEQPDCSIFWVPAADALTFEIAYRNIGKQLKIPQINEDETDFKQRVKVALSAESSGSWLLVVDNADNINLLFGPAGILHYLPFSRTGSILFTTRNHETAVRLDILAESIFSIPEMSESEALSLLQEGLKRSQTSNIEASKRLLDMLANLPLAIRQASAYMATKHISTLDYLELCESEPKDMIDLLSRDFEDRHQSAKNPAAITWLISFSDIIQRDQLAAEYLKFISILVEEDIPKSLLPTATERKAIHAIATLRAYAFITEREGEDSFDTHRLARLAMRNWLKKEGELKQCVTSAIQRLNDVVPYPKHTNSADWMKYLPHAQAVLELSEYSTSKEAEASLFTKVAEGNNRLGQYQIGEQIHRKAIKLREKVFGKYDQNTLVNMSKLADTLYNLGKFPEAEEVYRQTFNLKKEVLGLNHPSTLQTMNYLATALRRLSRYREAEQIYRQIFTLKEKVLGIDHPSTLESMNCFASILSDLGKYKEAEKLHQGALKLNEVVFGKNHLATLNSMNNLALVFFQLGKLEDAEKLQWETLERKERVFGKEDLSTLDSMGNLANTFSVQGRYKEAEELLQQSFKLKKKVLGKDTHPSVLKDMHGLGILLYQLGKYMEAAKLQEKTLELKKEVFGRSHPTTLEAMNNFACVLRKLGRSTEAENLHRQTLAFREEVFGKSHPATIESMNNLANLFSDSGRYIEAEELRLQTLKLRREWLARDVL